In a single window of the Desulfovibrio sp. ZJ209 genome:
- the rplD gene encoding 50S ribosomal protein L4, whose product MATVKVYDQNKQECGEVTLAPEVFEIEPRPEILHFVVRGQLAAKRAGTHMAKTRAYVSGGGVKPWKQKGTGRARAGSNRSPVWRGGAIVFGPTPRDYSFKVNRKVRELALRMALSSRLADKGLMVVKGIEIAEPKTKLFAGVAKTLGLGKALIVAPEVNETLIRSSRNIPGINFTTPDQLSVLEILRHKQLVLMEGAVEPVEARFAKGE is encoded by the coding sequence ATGGCTACCGTGAAAGTATATGACCAGAACAAGCAGGAGTGCGGCGAAGTGACGCTGGCCCCTGAAGTGTTCGAGATCGAGCCCCGGCCGGAGATCCTCCACTTCGTGGTGCGCGGGCAGCTCGCCGCGAAGCGCGCGGGCACCCACATGGCCAAGACCCGCGCCTATGTCTCCGGCGGCGGCGTCAAGCCCTGGAAGCAGAAGGGCACGGGCCGCGCCCGCGCCGGCTCCAACCGCTCGCCCGTGTGGCGCGGCGGCGCCATCGTGTTCGGGCCCACGCCCCGCGACTACAGCTTCAAGGTCAACCGCAAGGTCCGCGAGCTCGCGCTGCGCATGGCGCTCTCGAGCCGCCTGGCCGACAAGGGCCTGATGGTGGTGAAAGGCATCGAGATCGCCGAGCCCAAGACCAAGCTCTTCGCGGGCGTCGCCAAGACCCTCGGGCTTGGGAAGGCGCTCATCGTGGCCCCCGAAGTCAATGAAACCCTGATCCGCTCCTCGCGCAACATTCCCGGCATCAACTTCACCACGCCAGACCAGCTGAGCGTGCTGGAGATCCTGCGGCACAAGCAGCTTGTGCTCATGGAAGGGGCCGTGGAGCCGGTCGAGGCGCGTTTTGCCAAGGGAGAGTAA
- the rplX gene encoding 50S ribosomal protein L24: MNMFRIRKGDNVMVITGKDADKDVPRKVLKILRKHGKVLVEKVNLVKRHMRANPYAQQPGGIVEKEMPIAISNVMVVCPACHKPTRIGYRRIEVEGKEKKVRFCKKCNEVME; this comes from the coding sequence ATGAATATGTTTCGCATCCGCAAGGGCGACAATGTGATGGTGATCACCGGCAAGGACGCCGACAAGGACGTGCCGCGCAAGGTGCTCAAGATTTTGCGCAAGCATGGCAAGGTCCTTGTGGAAAAGGTCAACCTCGTCAAGCGGCACATGCGCGCCAACCCCTATGCCCAGCAGCCCGGCGGCATCGTGGAAAAGGAAATGCCCATCGCCATCTCCAATGTCATGGTGGTGTGCCCGGCCTGCCACAAGCCCACCCGCATCGGCTATCGCCGCATCGAGGTGGAGGGCAAGGAAAAGAAAGTGCGCTTCTGCAAGAAGTGCAACGAAGTCATGGAATAA
- the rplW gene encoding 50S ribosomal protein L23 produces the protein MDLTTVLLKPLLTEKTTMLKDEANQVAFYVHPQASKIEIEKAVEKAFDVHVTAVNIVRRAPRNRKRQGRVIGRKPGWKKAYVTLAEGDKIEFFEGV, from the coding sequence ATGGACCTGACCACTGTTCTCCTCAAGCCCCTGCTCACGGAAAAAACGACCATGCTCAAGGACGAGGCCAACCAGGTGGCCTTCTACGTCCATCCGCAGGCGAGCAAGATCGAGATCGAGAAGGCCGTGGAAAAGGCCTTCGACGTGCATGTCACGGCGGTCAACATCGTGCGCCGGGCGCCCCGCAACAGGAAGCGCCAGGGCCGCGTCATCGGCCGCAAGCCCGGCTGGAAGAAGGCGTATGTGACGCTGGCCGAGGGCGATAAAATCGAGTTCTTCGAGGGGGTGTAG
- the rpsE gene encoding 30S ribosomal protein S5, with protein sequence MRQENSSNSDAQQNELGEIEKIVSLNRVAKVVKGGRRFSFSALVVVGDGKGGVGYGLGKAQEVPEALRKATERARKNRVRIPLLEGTLPYEVLGRFGAGRVMLKPASEGTGIIAGGAVRAVMEAVGVRDVLAKAIGTNNPHNVLRATMQGLEALRSAAEVSDLRGMKLEAPRK encoded by the coding sequence ATGCGTCAGGAAAACTCGAGCAACAGCGATGCCCAGCAGAACGAGCTGGGCGAAATCGAAAAGATCGTCTCCCTCAACCGCGTGGCCAAGGTGGTCAAGGGCGGCCGGCGTTTCAGCTTCAGCGCCCTCGTGGTCGTGGGCGACGGCAAGGGCGGCGTGGGCTACGGCCTCGGCAAGGCCCAGGAAGTGCCCGAGGCCCTGCGCAAGGCCACGGAGCGCGCCCGCAAGAACCGCGTGCGCATCCCCCTGCTGGAGGGCACCTTGCCCTATGAGGTGCTGGGCCGCTTCGGCGCCGGGCGCGTCATGCTGAAGCCCGCAAGCGAGGGCACCGGCATCATCGCCGGCGGCGCCGTGCGCGCGGTCATGGAGGCCGTGGGGGTGCGCGACGTGCTCGCCAAGGCCATCGGCACCAACAATCCCCACAATGTGCTGCGCGCCACCATGCAGGGCCTCGAAGCCCTGCGCAGCGCCGCCGAGGTCTCCGACCTGCGCGGCATGAAGCTCGAAGCCCCGAGGAAGTGA
- the rpmD gene encoding 50S ribosomal protein L30 has product MAEIKVKLVRSRIGTTPHQRRMLDALGLKRMQMVKTFKDTPAIRGIIAKVPHLVAVVD; this is encoded by the coding sequence ATGGCCGAAATCAAAGTCAAGCTTGTGCGCTCGCGCATCGGCACCACGCCCCACCAGCGCAGGATGTTGGACGCCCTTGGCCTGAAGCGCATGCAGATGGTCAAGACGTTCAAGGACACCCCGGCCATCCGGGGCATCATCGCCAAGGTTCCGCATCTTGTGGCCGTCGTGGACTAG
- the rplF gene encoding 50S ribosomal protein L6 has product MSRIGKLPVPVPAGVEVKIGTDVVEVKGPKGTLSTPVSPLLNYELSDGHVTLTRREETRESRAQHGLRRTLLANCIEGVTKGFSKALEVIGVGYRVAVKGNVVELAVGYSHPVIVDLPDGIKAAVEGQVLTLSGVDKELVGETAARIRRIRKPEPYKGKGIKYVTETIRRKVGKSGGKK; this is encoded by the coding sequence ATGTCTCGCATAGGCAAATTGCCCGTTCCCGTCCCGGCCGGCGTTGAGGTCAAGATCGGGACGGATGTTGTGGAAGTGAAGGGGCCCAAGGGCACGCTCTCGACGCCCGTCTCCCCGCTGCTCAACTATGAGCTTTCTGACGGCCACGTCACCCTGACGCGCCGCGAAGAAACGCGCGAAAGCCGCGCCCAGCACGGCCTTCGCCGCACCCTGCTCGCCAACTGCATCGAGGGCGTGACCAAGGGCTTTTCCAAGGCGCTGGAGGTCATCGGCGTGGGCTACCGCGTTGCCGTCAAGGGTAATGTGGTGGAGCTTGCCGTGGGCTACTCGCATCCTGTCATCGTGGATCTCCCCGACGGCATCAAGGCCGCGGTCGAGGGGCAGGTGCTCACCCTTTCCGGGGTGGACAAGGAGCTTGTGGGCGAGACTGCCGCCCGCATCCGCCGCATCCGCAAGCCCGAACCCTACAAGGGCAAGGGCATCAAGTACGTGACCGAGACCATCCGCCGCAAGGTGGGCAAGTCCGGCGGCAAGAAGTAG
- the rpsH gene encoding 30S ribosomal protein S8 encodes MLTDPIADMLTRIRNAHLALHKEVNVPRSKMKEALAAILKQEGYVEDVAVDGDVITITLKYQKGRPVITGLKRVSTPGRRVYVNSRQIPRVQNGLGICILSTSSGVMDGATAQEKKVGGELLCEIW; translated from the coding sequence ATGCTGACAGATCCCATTGCGGATATGCTGACGCGCATCCGCAACGCACATTTGGCCCTGCACAAGGAAGTGAATGTGCCGCGCTCGAAGATGAAGGAGGCCCTCGCCGCCATCCTCAAGCAGGAAGGTTACGTCGAAGATGTGGCCGTGGACGGCGACGTCATCACCATTACCCTCAAGTACCAGAAGGGGCGCCCCGTCATCACGGGCCTGAAGCGCGTGAGCACGCCTGGCCGGCGTGTCTATGTGAACTCGCGCCAGATTCCCAGGGTGCAGAACGGCCTCGGCATTTGCATTCTCTCCACGTCCAGCGGTGTCATGGACGGCGCTACCGCCCAGGAAAAGAAGGTGGGCGGCGAACTTCTGTGCGAAATCTGGTAG
- the rpsS gene encoding 30S ribosomal protein S19 — protein sequence MPRSLKKGPFVDGHLLKKVDTAVANNDRRVLKTWSRRSTILPEMVGLTFAVHNGKKFVPVFVTENMVGHKLGEFSPTRTFHGHAADKKAKAGKK from the coding sequence ATGCCCAGATCTTTGAAGAAAGGGCCGTTCGTCGACGGCCACCTGCTCAAGAAGGTCGACACCGCGGTGGCCAACAACGACCGCCGCGTGCTCAAGACCTGGTCGCGCCGCTCGACCATCCTGCCCGAAATGGTGGGGCTGACCTTCGCGGTGCACAACGGCAAGAAGTTCGTGCCTGTCTTCGTCACCGAAAACATGGTCGGCCACAAGCTGGGCGAGTTCTCGCCCACGCGCACCTTCCACGGCCATGCCGCCGACAAGAAAGCCAAGGCCGGCAAGAAGTAG
- the rpsC gene encoding 30S ribosomal protein S3 codes for MGQKVHPFGFRLGYNKNWQSRWFSKKEYPAFVQEDHKIRAFVKKLLYHAGLSKIEIERAGGKVRLILSTARPGIVIGRKGVEIEKLRTDLRQKFGREFSLEVNEIRRPEIDAQLVAENIAQQLERRVAFRRAMKRTVSMARKFGAEGIKVTCSGRLAGAEIARTEWYRDGRVPLQTLRADIDFGFAEAHTTYGIIGVKVWVYKGEILDKEVEQ; via the coding sequence ATGGGCCAGAAAGTACATCCGTTCGGCTTCCGGCTTGGGTACAACAAGAACTGGCAGTCCCGCTGGTTCAGCAAGAAGGAATACCCGGCCTTCGTCCAGGAGGACCACAAGATCCGCGCCTTCGTGAAGAAGCTCCTCTACCATGCGGGGCTCTCCAAGATCGAGATCGAGCGCGCGGGCGGCAAGGTGCGCCTCATCCTTTCCACGGCCAGGCCTGGCATCGTCATCGGCCGCAAGGGCGTGGAGATCGAGAAGCTGCGCACTGACCTTCGCCAGAAGTTCGGCCGCGAGTTCTCCCTGGAAGTCAACGAGATCCGCCGCCCCGAGATCGACGCGCAGCTCGTGGCCGAGAACATCGCCCAGCAGCTGGAGCGCCGCGTGGCCTTCCGCCGCGCCATGAAGCGCACGGTCTCCATGGCCCGCAAGTTCGGCGCCGAGGGCATCAAGGTCACGTGCTCCGGGCGCCTTGCCGGGGCCGAGATTGCCCGCACCGAATGGTACCGCGACGGCCGCGTGCCCTTGCAGACGCTGCGCGCCGACATTGACTTCGGCTTTGCCGAGGCGCACACCACCTATGGCATCATCGGCGTCAAGGTGTGGGTCTACAAGGGTGAAATCCTTGACAAAGAGGTTGAACAATAA
- the rpsQ gene encoding 30S ribosomal protein S17, whose protein sequence is MEALEHRKGRTMTGIVVSDKNDKTIVVRVETLVKHPLLKKYVRRRKKFTAHDPMNECGVGDKVRIVEYRPMSRNKRWHLVNILEKAV, encoded by the coding sequence ATGGAAGCTCTGGAACACCGCAAGGGCAGGACCATGACCGGCATCGTGGTGAGCGACAAGAACGACAAGACCATCGTCGTGCGCGTCGAGACCCTGGTGAAGCATCCCCTGCTCAAGAAGTATGTGCGCCGCCGCAAGAAGTTCACGGCGCATGACCCCATGAACGAATGCGGCGTGGGCGACAAGGTGCGGATCGTCGAGTATCGGCCCATGTCGCGCAACAAGCGCTGGCATCTCGTCAACATCCTCGAAAAAGCCGTGTAG
- the rplR gene encoding 50S ribosomal protein L18, protein MNVSKNESRQRRKIRIRKKVRGTAERPRLVVFRSNMHIYAQIVNDLEGATLVSASTLALSKSEPGLHCNKEGAERVGKEIARLAKEKNISKVVFDRNGYIYHGRIKAVADGAREGGLEF, encoded by the coding sequence ATGAACGTAAGCAAGAACGAATCCCGGCAGCGCCGCAAGATCCGCATCCGCAAAAAGGTGCGCGGCACGGCGGAACGCCCCCGGCTTGTGGTCTTCCGGTCGAACATGCATATCTACGCCCAGATCGTGAACGACCTCGAAGGCGCGACCCTTGTCTCCGCTTCCACGCTCGCCCTCTCCAAGAGCGAGCCTGGCCTGCACTGCAACAAGGAGGGCGCCGAGCGCGTGGGCAAGGAGATCGCCCGCCTGGCCAAGGAAAAGAATATCAGCAAGGTGGTATTCGATCGCAACGGCTACATTTATCACGGCCGCATCAAGGCCGTGGCCGACGGCGCCCGCGAAGGCGGCCTGGAGTTCTGA
- the rplV gene encoding 50S ribosomal protein L22, with protein sequence MESRAIAKYQRVSPRKARLVARNVQGLGVEEAMNLLRFTPNKPAGIIYGVVKSALANASQLGGVDVDAMVVKEVLVNEGPTWKRFMPRAQGRASKIHKRTSHITVILQEGKE encoded by the coding sequence ATGGAATCGAGAGCCATTGCGAAATACCAGCGCGTCTCGCCGCGCAAGGCCCGCCTGGTCGCGCGGAACGTCCAGGGCCTCGGGGTGGAGGAGGCCATGAACCTCCTGCGCTTCACGCCCAACAAGCCCGCGGGCATCATCTACGGCGTGGTCAAGAGCGCCCTTGCCAATGCCTCCCAGCTCGGGGGCGTGGATGTGGACGCCATGGTGGTGAAGGAAGTGCTGGTCAACGAAGGCCCCACCTGGAAGCGCTTCATGCCCCGCGCCCAGGGCCGCGCCAGCAAGATCCACAAGCGCACGAGCCACATCACCGTCATACTCCAAGAAGGCAAGGAATAG
- the rpmC gene encoding 50S ribosomal protein L29 has product MDVAELREKLADEREELMRTRFRHAAAALEKTSELKARRRQVARIATILNEKEQRA; this is encoded by the coding sequence ATGGATGTTGCCGAACTGCGCGAGAAGCTGGCCGACGAGCGCGAGGAGCTCATGCGCACGCGCTTCCGCCATGCCGCCGCGGCCCTTGAAAAGACCTCCGAGCTCAAGGCCCGCCGCCGTCAGGTGGCGCGCATCGCCACCATCTTGAACGAAAAGGAACAGAGGGCCTGA
- the rplO gene encoding 50S ribosomal protein L15 — protein sequence MQLHDLYPFPEERKQRRRVGRGQGSGLGGTSGRGHKGQNARSGGGVRPGFEGGQMPLQRRLPKHGFKNALFKIRYDVVNLDTLAEAFPGKTDITLEDIYARRLVKGGSLVKVLSRGDITAPMNIEAHRFSRAAVEKIQKAGGKVNELLVEVLTEAPEVVEEVTEEVEAK from the coding sequence ATGCAACTGCACGATCTCTATCCCTTTCCTGAAGAGCGCAAACAGCGCCGCAGGGTGGGCCGCGGCCAGGGCTCCGGCCTCGGCGGCACTTCCGGCCGCGGGCACAAGGGCCAGAACGCCCGCTCCGGCGGCGGCGTGCGCCCCGGCTTTGAAGGCGGCCAGATGCCGCTCCAGCGCAGGCTCCCCAAGCACGGCTTCAAGAACGCCCTGTTCAAGATCCGCTACGATGTGGTGAACCTTGACACGCTGGCCGAGGCCTTCCCGGGCAAGACGGACATCACGCTGGAAGACATCTATGCGCGCCGGCTCGTCAAGGGCGGCTCCCTCGTCAAGGTGCTCTCCCGCGGCGACATCACCGCGCCCATGAACATCGAGGCCCACCGCTTCAGCCGCGCCGCCGTGGAGAAGATCCAGAAGGCCGGGGGCAAGGTGAACGAGCTTCTTGTGGAAGTGCTCACCGAGGCCCCGGAAGTGGTGGAAGAAGTTACGGAAGAAGTTGAAGCGAAATAG
- the rplP gene encoding 50S ribosomal protein L16, which translates to MLAPKKVKFRKWQKGRLRGLATRGASIAFGDIGLKAIQHGHLSSQQIEAARIAMMRHIKRGGKVWIRVFPDRPVTAKPLETRQGSGKGAPVGWCAPVKPGRVLYEIKGVSLDLAREALTRAAHKLPIKTIIVVREGM; encoded by the coding sequence ATGCTTGCGCCCAAGAAAGTTAAATTCCGCAAGTGGCAGAAAGGCCGCTTGCGCGGCCTGGCGACGCGCGGCGCCTCCATCGCGTTCGGCGATATCGGCCTCAAGGCCATCCAGCACGGGCATCTTTCCAGCCAGCAGATCGAGGCCGCCCGTATCGCCATGATGCGCCACATCAAGCGCGGCGGCAAGGTCTGGATCCGCGTGTTCCCCGACCGCCCGGTGACGGCCAAGCCCCTCGAGACCCGCCAGGGCTCGGGCAAGGGCGCGCCCGTGGGTTGGTGCGCCCCGGTGAAGCCCGGCCGCGTGCTCTACGAGATCAAGGGCGTGAGCCTTGACCTCGCCCGCGAGGCGCTCACCCGCGCCGCGCACAAGCTGCCCATCAAGACCATCATCGTGGTAAGGGAGGGCATGTAA
- a CDS encoding type Z 30S ribosomal protein S14, which yields MSRTSLEVKARRKPKFSARAYNRCPLCGRPRAFMRPFGVCRICFRNLALKGELPGVRKSSW from the coding sequence ATGTCCCGTACTTCGCTGGAAGTGAAGGCCCGGCGCAAGCCCAAGTTCAGCGCCCGCGCCTATAACCGTTGCCCGCTCTGCGGCCGCCCGCGCGCCTTCATGCGCCCGTTCGGCGTCTGCCGCATCTGCTTCCGCAACCTGGCCCTCAAGGGCGAACTCCCCGGGGTGCGCAAGTCCAGCTGGTAA
- the rplN gene encoding 50S ribosomal protein L14: MIQVESTLQVADNSGAKKVACIKVLGGSHRRYASVGDIIMVSVKEAMPHSKVKKGDVMKAVIVRTAKEVRRMDGSYIKFDGNAAVLLSNQGEPVGTRIFGPVARELRAQNFMKIISLAPEVL; the protein is encoded by the coding sequence ATGATCCAGGTAGAATCCACGCTCCAGGTCGCCGACAATTCGGGCGCCAAGAAGGTCGCCTGCATCAAGGTGCTGGGGGGGTCGCACCGCCGTTACGCCTCGGTGGGCGACATCATCATGGTCTCCGTCAAGGAGGCCATGCCCCACAGCAAGGTGAAGAAGGGCGACGTGATGAAGGCGGTCATCGTGCGCACGGCCAAGGAAGTGCGCCGCATGGATGGCAGCTACATCAAGTTCGACGGCAATGCCGCCGTTTTGCTCTCCAACCAGGGCGAGCCCGTGGGCACGCGCATTTTCGGCCCCGTGGCCCGCGAGCTGCGCGCCCAGAATTTCATGAAGATCATTTCCCTTGCGCCGGAAGTGCTCTAG
- the rplB gene encoding 50S ribosomal protein L2, protein MAVRKLKPTSAGRRFQTVSDFEEITRTTPEKSLTEGLPKKAGRNNNGRVTSRRRGGGVKRLYRIIDFKRNKIGIPATVAEIEYDPNRTARIALLHYADGEKRYILAPVGLKQGDVVMSGVDSRTGQVADIKPGNALEMARIPVGTVLHNIELSPGRGGQLCRSAGTYAQLVAKEGKYALLRLPSGEVRRVLASCIATVGQVGNISHENISLGKAGRNRWLGRRPQVRGVAMNPIDHPLGGGEGRSSGGRHPVSPWGMPAKGYKTRDKKKPSSRLIVKRRGQK, encoded by the coding sequence ATGGCTGTCCGCAAGCTGAAACCGACCTCTGCGGGCCGCCGCTTCCAGACGGTTTCCGATTTTGAGGAAATCACGAGGACCACGCCCGAGAAGTCGCTCACCGAGGGGCTGCCCAAGAAGGCCGGCCGCAACAACAACGGCCGCGTCACCAGCCGCCGCCGGGGTGGGGGCGTGAAGCGCCTCTACCGCATCATCGACTTCAAGCGCAACAAGATCGGCATTCCGGCCACTGTCGCCGAGATCGAGTATGACCCCAACCGCACGGCGCGCATCGCGCTTCTGCATTACGCCGACGGCGAGAAGCGCTATATCCTCGCGCCTGTGGGCCTCAAGCAGGGCGATGTGGTCATGAGCGGCGTGGACAGCCGCACGGGCCAGGTGGCGGACATCAAGCCGGGCAACGCCCTTGAGATGGCCCGCATCCCCGTGGGCACGGTGCTCCACAATATCGAGCTCTCGCCCGGGCGCGGCGGCCAGCTCTGCCGCTCGGCCGGCACCTATGCCCAGCTCGTCGCCAAGGAAGGCAAGTACGCCCTTTTGCGCCTGCCCTCGGGCGAAGTGCGCCGGGTGCTCGCCTCCTGCATCGCCACGGTGGGCCAGGTGGGCAATATCTCGCACGAGAACATTTCGCTGGGCAAGGCCGGGCGCAACCGCTGGCTCGGGCGCCGCCCGCAGGTGCGCGGCGTGGCCATGAACCCCATCGACCATCCGCTCGGCGGCGGCGAGGGCAGGAGCTCCGGCGGCCGGCATCCCGTGTCCCCGTGGGGCATGCCCGCCAAGGGTTACAAGACCCGCGACAAGAAGAAGCCCTCCTCGCGGCTCATCGTCAAGCGCCGCGGCCAGAAGTAG
- the rplE gene encoding 50S ribosomal protein L5: MTRLEKIYQEKVVPELQKEFNYTSPMQLPGIEKISLNIGLGAATQNNKLMEEAVNELSAIAGQKAVITRAKKSIAAFKLREGMPIGARVTLRKDRMWDFLDKLMNFALPRVRDFRGIPDRGFDGRGNFTLGVKEHTIFPELEIDRVENPKGMNITIVTSANTDKEGKFLLDKLGMPFRK, from the coding sequence ATGACACGCCTTGAAAAGATATATCAGGAGAAGGTGGTCCCGGAGCTGCAAAAGGAGTTCAATTACACCTCCCCCATGCAGCTTCCCGGGATCGAGAAGATCTCCCTGAACATCGGCCTTGGCGCCGCCACGCAGAACAACAAGCTCATGGAGGAGGCCGTCAACGAGCTCTCCGCCATCGCGGGCCAGAAGGCCGTGATCACGCGCGCCAAGAAGTCCATCGCCGCCTTCAAGCTCCGCGAGGGCATGCCCATCGGCGCCCGCGTCACCCTGCGCAAGGACCGCATGTGGGACTTCCTCGACAAGCTCATGAACTTTGCCCTGCCCCGGGTGCGCGACTTCCGCGGCATCCCCGACCGCGGCTTTGACGGGCGCGGCAACTTCACGCTCGGCGTCAAGGAGCACACCATCTTCCCCGAGCTCGAGATCGACCGCGTTGAAAACCCCAAGGGCATGAACATCACCATCGTCACCTCGGCCAACACCGACAAGGAGGGCAAGTTCCTCCTCGACAAGCTTGGCATGCCCTTCCGCAAATAG